From the genome of Brassica oleracea var. oleracea cultivar TO1000 chromosome C4, BOL, whole genome shotgun sequence:
ATTTTGCATCCCGATCTACTTAACAAGCTTAAACAATTTCTGACAACAGAATACCTTCAATCGTCCCTTTCAATCCGTCGAATAAGATTTTCTAATGGCCGAAACTACAACGACGAAATTGTACTGCACCCAAAATATGTGAGTCACAATTATCTTGCAAGTGGGGTATGTTTTAAATTAGTAGCTTAAACCCAGTGTAAAAACTTTTTATTAAAATAAAATTGGGATCTTAGGCCTAATGAATGGTCCTTTAATTTTTTTTCCCATTGATCCATCTAAAAATGTTCTTTCAGTCGATTAAGATACCATTTCTTAATAACAATCATTGAAGAAGTGTTGCAGAAAAAGATTCCCGCGGATTACAATTATGCGTCTAGTTAATCATAACAACTTACAATAAAAACATACTATACTGCAATAGATACACTTGGATGATATTTGATTAGTCAGATCTTAAAACATCAAAGCAGCATAGAACAGTTGGTTCCAAGTATCGGGGAGACCAGGAAGACACCAATGGCTACAATCCGATGAACGGTCAGGAAATCTCTTCAGAGAAGGATTGAGATCTCCACTGTAGATTGAAGGATGACCGTCTATTCGAAGAGCAGAGAGCATAGTTATATCCATCAATGAGACATGGGAATCCATCTCTTTCACCACTTCATCAATCACTTTCTTCTGGTTCACATATGAACTTGTTGGGTACGTTGTTCCACTATACGGTGTCGTTTGGCCGTAGCAGCTTTTTCCTCCTTGAGCTATCGTTGAAGCTTTTGCTCTTGAAGTCCACTCATTTGGACTGCATCACATTTTCACATCAAGTAATCAAGTTTGTAATCAATATTTTACTTATTATTCCCTAGATTTTAAGTAAAGCTGCAATTGCAGAATCCAATAAGTTAATATCACAATTTGATAAATGTTAAGAAAAACAAAAGCTAAATCTTTTAAAAAATTATTGCAAGTGAACTCTATTATAAATGTTTGTAGGAATGGTAGGATACAACATTAAATGTTATGTTTGGTGTACATTATATATCCTTTTGCTTTACAACTTGCAAATGAGAAACTTTCTCATTGGCAAAACTAAATCAATTGGACTATTATTTGGGCCCTTAAATGAACACACACAGCTCATATGTGGACCTTTATCAGCAGACTAGTCTCATCGTTATCCATTTTAGTAATTTCTAATGAAATAATTGTTCATAAACACGTATTTTATCCACGTATAGACTTTTTGGCTAGCTAGCAAATTTGAGGCCACAATGGTTAGTACTACACTACTAATATAGTCTATAGTAGTTTGGTAGCAACTAGAATGCCAACTAGATAGTGTATACTGTATTTAATATGGTTTGGCAACATCTAGAAACTCTCAACTCAATGCATGTGTTTTATTATATTTCTTGTTATCAAAAATTACTTTGCCGTTGAAAGCACGGTGATTTATTTATTAGCAACACTACATGTGCTTATATATGAGGGAACCTCATCAAAGAACCCACCATGTCATATAACATGAGTTACTAACTTGAACATAAAAATGGATATAAAACAAAATGAGCTTGGAAAAAGAAAAAGAGAGAGGTACATACTTGTAGTGTGTGGGTGAGACGGAGAGGAAGAAAACTCTAGTGAGAGGAGAGTTGATATAACGAAGGACCCAATTAGACCATGTTCTTAGTCCTTTTCTTAGTGCCACCAACCTATCCATGTCGCCGTAATATCTCCCTCCTGTCTCCATCTGCTCCCACCTGTTTCACTCCCCTCAAAACTTTCACTTTTCACTCAAATTTTGTTAACCCAAAAGATCTTTTCACCACCACCCTAGGCCCTAGCTACGTGAAAATAGAGGTAACAATTTAGCTTACCCTCGTAGAGACCCTGTGTGGCTCCACCAGTGACCAGTGTTGAACAGCAGAACGTCGGCCTTCCGCCAAGCGTCCGATGCCTCGACAGAGATTTCGTCGAGTTTAAGAGTTGTTTTTCCGTGAATTTTGTCTATGTCTACAAGATAAGGAGCTCTATAGAATGACACTTTAACGTTGTAATCCTGCCATTGATGCATCCATGTATTAGCAAAATTCGAAATTAGTAGTTTGAGATAAAGAGGTTGGATATAAAAGCTAATATGAATTTCTTGTGCTAAACGTCACTTTTCAATTATTTTTAAGGAAAATACCTGATGTTGTTTTCAGCACACTAACTTGTTTTCATTATGATTGGATTATACATCAGTGAGACCCAACGTTGTATTATCTTATCACCAATTAAAACTTTAGTATCGTAAACGTACTACGTACATAAAATATAGTTTAATGCGAAAACTGATTTGCATTAAATCCTGAAACAAAGATTAATTAAGAGAACATGTTTTGTTTTATATACTGTATTAGCTAGCAGTTAGGCCCTGTTCGTTTGTCAGTCGCTAGCGGCAGCGGCTAATCTCTTGTTCGTTTACCTATCGCTGTACGAGCGATCAAACGCGGCGGCTAATCGCTAGTGGCAGCGACAAAGATTTTCAATCGCTATTTTTTCCAGCCTTTGTTTTATTATTTTAATAATAAACCCATTAAATGACAATTTTACCCTTGGTTTTTTAATGAAACTACTAATGAACCTAAACCTAAACCTAATATTTTCTATATTTCTCTTGTTGCCGTCAAGCTGTAACGATTCTCAATCCTTCACTTTGATTCTCTCTCGTGGCCAAGCTTGTTGGGTTTCTCAGTACTCCACTTCGATTCTCTCTCGCGGCCAAGGAGCTTCGTGCCGCGGCCAAGCTTGTCGGTTTTGCTCTTATGTTTGTGCTAGTGTTGAGTTTCTGTGAATGAATACATAACGCATTCACTACAAGAAAACATGCCTATAACGAGGAAAAAATACGAGGAAATATATTCCTCGTAAATTTACGAGAAAATTACTACGATTTTACGACAAAACTGAATTTCGTCGTAAAGTCGTAGTAAAGTTACAAGGAAAATGTTTCGTGGTAATTTACATGTAAATTTACGTCGATTTTACGAGGAAAGAGAAAATTTGTTGTAAAGTCCTTGTAACTTTACAAGGCTTTTACGACGAAACATGTTACCATTAATTTTTGTGAAAACGTATTTTAAGCATGCTTTACCAAACTGATACCCTCGGTTTAGAGATTTTGGAATAACTTGATTAGCTGCTATCAAANNNNNNNNNNNNNNNNNNNNNNNNNNNNNNNNNNNNNNNNNNNNNNNNNNNNNNNNNNNNNNNNNNNNNNNNNNNNNNNNNNNNNNNNNNNNNNNNNNNNNNNNNNNNNNNNNNNNNNNNNNNNNNNNNNNNNNNNNNNNNNNNNNNNNNNNNNNNNNNNNNNNNNNNNNNNNNNNNNNNNNNNNNNNNNNNNNNNNNNNNNNNNNNNNNNNNNNNNNNNNNNNNNNNNNNNNNNNNNNNNNNNNNNNNNNNNNNNNNNNNNNNNNNNNNNNNNNNNNNNNNNNNNNNNNNNNNNNNNNNNNNNNNNNNNNNNNNNNNNNNNNNNNNNNNNNNNNNNNNNNNNNNNNNNNNNNNNNNNNNNNNNNNNNNNNNNNNNNNNNNNNNNNNNNNNNNNNNNNNNNNNNNNNNNNNNNNNNNNNNNNNNNNNNNNNNNNNNNNNNNNNNNNNNNNNNNNNNNNNNNNNNNNNNNNNNNNNNNNNNNNNNNNNNNNNNNNNNNNNNNNNNNNNNNNNNNNNNNNNNNNNNNNNNNNNNNNNNNNNNNNNNNNNNNNNNNNNNNNNNNNNNNNNNNNNNNNNNNNNNNNNNNNNNNNNNNNNNNNNNNNNNNNNNNNNNNNNNNNNNNNNNNNNNNNNNNNNNNNNNNNNNNNNNNNNNNNNNNNNNNNNNNNNNNNNNNNNNNNNNNNNNNNNNNNNNNNNNNNNNNNNNNNNNNNNNNNNNNNNNNNNNNNNNNNNNNNNNNNNNNNNNNNNNNNNNNNNNNNNNNNNNNNNNNNNNNNNNNNNNNNNNNNNNNNNNNNNNNNNNNNNNNNNNNNNNNNNNNNNNNNNNNNNNNNNNNNNNNNNNNNNNNNNNNNNNNNNNNNNNNNNNNNNNNNNNNNNNNNNNNNNNNNNNNNNNNNNNNNNNNNNNNNNNNNNNNNNNNNNNNNNNNNNNNNNNNNNNNNNNNNNNNNNNNNNNNNNNNNNNNNNNNNNNNNNNNNNNNNNNNNNNNNNNNNNNNNNNNNNNNNNNNNNNNNNNNNNNNNNNNNNNNNNNNNNNNNNNNNNNNNNNNNNNNNNNNNNNNNNNNNNNNNNNNNNNNNNNNNNNNNNNNNNNNNNNNNNNNNNNNNNNNNNNNNNNNNNNNNNNNNNNNNNNNNNNNNNNNNNNNNNNNNNNNNNNNNNNNNNNNNNNNNNNNNNNNNNNNNNNNNNNNNNNNNNNNNNNNNNNNNNNNNNNNNNNNNNNNNNNNNNNNNNNNNNNNNNNNNNNNNNNNNNNNNNNNNNNNNNNNNNNNNNNNNNNNNNNNNNNNNNNNNNNNNNNNNNNNNNNNNNNNNNNNNNNNNNNNNNNNNNNNNNNNNNNNNNNNNNNNNNNNNNNNNNNNNNNNNNNNNNNNNNNNNNNNNNNNNNNNNNNNNNNNNNNNNNNNNNNNNNNNNNNNNNNNNNNNNNNNNNNNNNNNNNNNNNNNNNNNNNNNNNNNNNNNNNNNNNNNNNNNNNNNNNNNNNNNNNNNNNNNNNNNNNNNNNNNNNNNNNNNNNNNNNNNNNNNNNNNNNNNNNNNNNNNNNNNNNNNNNNNNNNNNNNNNNNNNNNNNNNNNNNNNNNNNNNNNNNNNNNNNNNNNNNNNNNNNNNNNNNNNNNNNNNNNNNNNNNNNNNNNNNNNNNNNNNNNNNNNNNNNNNNNNNNNNNNNNNNNNNNNNNNNNNNNNNNNNNNNNNNNNNNNNNNNNNNNNNNNNNNNNNNNNNNNNNNNNNNNNNNNNNNNNNNNNNNNNNNNNNNNNNNNNNNNNNNNNNNNNNNNNNNNNNNNNNNNNNNNNNAATTTGTCCTGCTTGGTTTGACTAAGTGGATGAAGCTTGTTGTTGCAACCATGGCACTACATAATTTCATACGTGATTCACATCGAGAGGATTTTGATTTTGTTCATTGGGAGAGAATATAAGAATATCATGCTCATGGTGATAATGTTGACGGTGATACTTCTCATGGTGATGGTGATGATGATGAAGATGAATCACCTGATGATAGTAGTGATGATAGTAGTGATGATCATGCTCATGGTGGATATACTCCTTATGAACCAAGAGGTGATAGAGCTATGGAAGGTGTACGTGACTACATTACAAATGAGATGGGTAGAGGAGGTCGTTTGCCATACTAGAAAATCTTTTGTAATGCTTTATTTAAGTTTTATATTTACTTTAGACTTTGTCTTTATGAAACTATAATATTTCATTTGAGGTTGCATTTATATTTTTGTGTCATTTATAAGTTTAAAGTAATTTTATTTAACGTTCAGTCATAGAGATAGCATAACAAACAACTTAGCAGCAGATCAGTCGCTAGCGGCAGCGATTACTAGCCGAACAATCAAGCGACTATCGCTATGTCAGCGATACTGAAACAAACAACAACAGCGATATTTAATCACTGCAGCTAGTCGCTACCGCTGGTCGCTATCGCCAGCGACAGCCAAACGAACAGGGCCTTATTGTTCTAATTCGTAGATCTTCGATTTAAGTAACTGAAAATAGAAAATATTTCATATGCATGCACAGAACTGCAGAAATGTAAGCGAATACGATAATTTAAAGATTTAAGTGTATAGAAGAATAGTAACTGATGTTTGTTTTCGAGGGTATTACTTTTTTTCTTTTGTCCTTTTACTGGACCAGGAAAGTTCCACCGACGACGTCAAGTTGATCAGCTAATACCATTTGACAACGACGTTTGTAAATATACAACTTCTGACTCAATTTTCACGAGTTTATTCTATCCAATTGATTAAAAAAAAAAATTCTATCCAATTCGACCTACTTAAACCGACAGTAGAAAGTAGTGTTGGAACTTACAAGGATCTTGAAGGTAGAGAGAGGATCTTCATGAATAAGATTTGTACGAATGAACGGTGCTGATGAAGTGATCATACACATCAACGACTCCCATTGGTTTCTACCCAACGAATCACCAACAAACATCACTGTTTTGTTTCTCATCTTCTGTAGAAACTTCACCCCACTGAACCTGCTTTCCAAACATTAAAACTAATTATATAAATTATTGCGTCGACCCTACAACTAATAATAACTAATCATCTTAATCGCACCAAACTTCCCCAACAACAGCAAATCAATTCCGTTTTGTTAATAAAAACGAATCTACTAAACTTGTACCTATTACTCAACTCGTAAAGGCGAAACTTCCATAAGATTGTTAACACCTCGACTATATGTTTAAATATATAAAAGTGTCCAATAACCATATAAGAAATCGTATGTGGTTGTTGTACATATATAATAATTTTTGGACCACTGATATATATGATCCAAATATTATTTATGATGTAAATCTTAAGCGTAAATTAATCTGTCTCTAAACATAAGCTTGGGTGTGTTTCAATACTCAAAGAAAAATGATAAACTCGATAACAATGTCCCTTAAAGCAGGGGTGGTCCTGAGCACATCTAATTGAAAACTTGGCATAGAGCCTCCAAATTTGTTTAAAAATTTTATTTAAAGAAAATCCCCGATATCTGTAAAAAAAAAAAATTTTAGAAGACTTTCACTGTTCGACCAAAAAAAAAAGAAGACTTTCACTAAATTGTTTTAGGCCCCCAGGGACATCTCAGGGACGCCCCTGCTCAAAAGCAAGATAAACAAACAACATTAACTTAAATCAATGTATTAGTCTAATGAAATAGCCTGCTAGTGACTAGTGAGTGAGTTTTGTTAACCTTGGGACGTCGCAATTGAAAGGTTTCCACCGGAACTTAAGATAGTCTGAGTCAGGTCTGCCGTAAGTCTGACAATCAAATCCCGGATCTATCATTCCTCTGCCGCATTCCTCCACCCGGTAAAGTGGGTATGTCGCGTCCCGCACCCACTCGCCAGCGAACAGGTCGCAGCTACTCCGGTTCACCGGAAAAACCACTCTACGTCGTGGATGCTTAGCGAAGTTGCTGTGAGTGCTGTTGTTGTGAACCGGTCTCCGACGGAGAGGGAGGGGCGAAGCTGACGTCGCGTTTTGGAGTAAAAGAAACAAGAAGAGGAAAGTGAGACACTGAAGAGCCGACATTAAAGAAGCTTGGAGAGAAGAAAGAAAAGAGAGAGAGAGAGAGAAAAAAAAAAAGGAAAAGTGAAGTGTTGTTATTATATGTTGTCCTTTTGCATGGAACTTGCTACCATATCGTATGTTTTAAGCCTTCAACGAGCTACATCTTTAAAGAGGACGAAAATTATGGGGTCGGGTTTAATTTTTTTAATGTAATAAACTAATAATCAGTACGTTTTTTTATTTACCCATAAATAACAACATTAATGAGTTTTAGCCCTAGTGTCTTATACGATATATGTCAATATATTACTTTTTTTTTTTTAATTAGCTAGTTAAGTGTTAGCTATGATATCATATATGGTTCTTGAAATTCTGGATTATTTTTACCGTCGATTCTTTTCGATATCCTAATATAATGTGTTCAAGTGTTTTTTTTCTTCTGGAAACACATAAATATGAAAACCTTATCCCAAGGTAATATTTTGTGTTTGGTTAAAGCATGTTCAAATATATATATATTCTTTGCGTTACTTGGCGTTCATGTATAGAATATACTAATGATCATCTCTTTTATCTGAAATGGCCACGTCCCGTATTTGGTCCCAAGCGATAAATAAAGCTACGCTAGGCTGGTCAAAGCCGGTCAAAGCTCGCGGCACGGGGAGGGAAATAAAATTTGATTTATTTAATGTTTATACCCATGTTTGAAATTACGCTAGGCGTGAGTCGGGCGGTCGATGTGGACCTAGCGAGTTGACATAAACTCGGAAATTAATCGGGAATTAATCAGAGATTAGTTTTAAGTATTTTTCTTAATTTTCAGATAACTATATATATTATATATGCGTCTACAAGCAATACACTGAAAAATTGACAGGTCTAGTGGTTTCTAAAGTCAATAATAATGGAGATGTCATGACTTCGAATCCACGTGAGCCCTTTTTGTATTTTATTTTATTTTTTTATCATTAATGGCAAAACTGTAAATATCTTGTCTTCTTCTTTTTAGGGATTCACTTCCTCTGTAATTTTTTTACAGCGCCGCAAACCAAATTTCAGCGTAATCTTTCTTTTTTTTTTGTTGTTTTCTTGTCATTTATGAATCAAAGTTGAAGATCTGATACTTAGCATCCAATTTTAAACATTTAAACACACAAAAACTCGAATTATCTTGATGAATGAAATGGACTTTTCAAGAGTCCTAATTCAAATCATGTAGTATTTAAGATGTCAATCCATTTCTAAGTATTTTGATGCAAATAGAATGCATATTCAAACTTAATCTAAGTGCATTCAGTTCAATGAAGTAGTTTGATTAAACTAACAAGATTCTAAAACAACTAACTAGCAACTTTCAAGCAATTGGATAAAAAAGGAGCCATGGGTATAGGAATTTAATTTCAGATGAATAAGTTTTAATCTAAAATGGCAAGCTTCAACCAACACATTTCTCTAAGTCTAGATAACATTTCTAAGCTAGTTCTTTATCAAGACAAAAGCTCATTTGCTCTCATAGATCAAACATCAAATTTCTTTGGTTTGTGTCTAGCTAGCAATCATTAAGAACAGATCATTCAACTAT
Proteins encoded in this window:
- the LOC106337053 gene encoding protein trichome birefringence-like 45 is translated as MSALQCLTFLFLFLLLQNATSASPLPLRRRPVHNNSTHSNFAKHPRRRVVFPVNRSSCDLFAGEWVRDATYPLYRVEECGRGMIDPGFDCQTYGRPDSDYLKFRWKPFNCDVPRFSGVKFLQKMRNKTVMFVGDSLGRNQWESLMCMITSSAPFIRTNLIHEDPLSTFKILDYNVKVSFYRAPYLVDIDKIHGKTTLKLDEISVEASDAWRKADVLLFNTGHWWSHTGSLRGWEQMETGGRYYGDMDRLVALRKGLRTWSNWVLRYINSPLTRVFFLSVSPTHYNPNEWTSRAKASTIAQGGKSCYGQTTPYSGTTYPTSSYVNQKKVIDEVVKEMDSHVSLMDITMLSALRIDGHPSIYSGDLNPSLKRFPDRSSDCSHWCLPGLPDTWNQLFYAALMF